From Pandoraea vervacti, the proteins below share one genomic window:
- the gloB gene encoding hydroxyacylglutathione hydrolase, whose protein sequence is MDAHADAVSTVSEVSKSSAGTLTVFPVPAFQDNYLWVIDDGKDAVVVDPGDAAPVLAYLDSRGLTLRAILITHKHADHIGGVDTLLARFDVPVHGPAQEAIACVDHPHHGGETVHIEAPAMTLEVIDVPGHTSGHIAYFLGAGAAGAPRLFCGDTLFSCGCGRLFEGTPAQMLASLDALAALPPATLVHCAHEYTLSNIRFALAVDPENAALNAWHQEATALRAAGRPTLPTTLAQERVTNPFLRSDAPAIIAAAEQHVGQTGLSREAVFAAVRGWKDTFR, encoded by the coding sequence ATGGATGCGCACGCAGATGCGGTGAGTACGGTGAGTGAAGTCAGCAAGTCGTCGGCCGGAACACTGACCGTTTTTCCCGTCCCCGCGTTCCAGGACAATTATCTCTGGGTGATCGATGACGGCAAAGACGCCGTTGTGGTCGACCCGGGCGACGCCGCCCCTGTGCTCGCCTATCTCGACTCGCGTGGTCTCACGCTGCGCGCCATTCTCATCACGCACAAGCATGCCGATCACATTGGCGGCGTCGACACATTGCTGGCGCGTTTCGACGTGCCGGTGCATGGCCCTGCGCAAGAAGCGATTGCCTGCGTCGATCATCCACATCACGGTGGGGAGACGGTGCACATCGAGGCGCCTGCCATGACGCTGGAGGTGATCGATGTTCCCGGCCATACGTCCGGTCACATTGCTTACTTTCTTGGGGCAGGGGCGGCCGGTGCGCCGCGTCTGTTCTGCGGCGATACGCTGTTCTCGTGCGGGTGCGGCCGTCTGTTCGAAGGCACCCCGGCGCAAATGCTCGCCTCGCTGGACGCGCTCGCCGCATTGCCGCCCGCCACGCTCGTGCACTGCGCACACGAATACACGCTGTCGAATATCCGGTTTGCGCTTGCCGTGGATCCGGAGAACGCGGCACTCAACGCGTGGCACCAGGAGGCGACGGCACTGCGCGCCGCGGGTCGCCCCACGCTGCCGACGACACTCGCACAGGAGCGTGTGACCAACCCCTTCCTGCGCAGCGATGCGCCTGCGATCATTGCGGCCGCTGAGCAGCACGTCGGCCAGACCGGACTCTCCCGCGAAGCCGTTTTCGCCGCCGTGCGCGGTTGGAAGGATACCTTCCGCTAG
- a CDS encoding propionate--CoA ligase produces MTSYASFHARSIAPDSRAAFWEEQARLIDWETPFDRVLDYDNPPFARWFVGGRTNLCHNAIDRHLPSRGTQNALVWVSTETEQERVFTYDELAAEVNRMAASLQSLGVARGERVLIYMPMVPEALFAMLACTRLGAIHSVVFGGFASVNLAARIDDAQPKVIVSADAGSRNGKVVPYKPLLDEGVALAQHKPSSVLLIDRGLAPMARVAGRDVDYAPLREQHLDAFIPCEWMESSDPSYVLYTSGTTGKPKGVQRDTGGYAVALASSMQHIFCAKPGDTMFCASDIGWVVGHSYIVYAPLLAGIATVMYEGTPIRPDGGIWWRIVEKYKVTQLFTAPTAIRVLKKQDPAYLTQYDLSSLRLIFLAGEPLDEPTARWLTEGVGKPVVDNYWQTETGWPILGMARGVEVLPGKLGSPGKPVYGYDVKLVNEATGEDCGPNEKGVLAIEGPMPPGCLSTLWGDDDRFVKTYWQTVPGRMLYSSFDWGVRDEGGYYFILGRTDDVINVAGHRLGSREIEESIASHPAVAEVAVIGVQDALKGQVAMAFAVLRRPDDVQTSDARLALEGDVMKTVDKQLGAVARPARVFFVSMLPKTRSGKLLRRAIQAICEGRETGDLITLEDPAALEQVRDAVKGK; encoded by the coding sequence ATGACTTCATATGCGTCGTTTCATGCCCGTTCGATTGCACCGGACTCGCGTGCGGCCTTCTGGGAGGAGCAGGCCAGACTGATCGACTGGGAGACCCCGTTCGACCGGGTGCTCGACTACGACAATCCGCCCTTTGCGCGCTGGTTCGTCGGCGGACGGACCAACCTCTGTCATAACGCGATCGACCGGCATTTGCCGTCGCGCGGCACACAAAACGCACTCGTCTGGGTGTCCACGGAAACCGAGCAGGAGCGTGTCTTCACCTACGACGAGCTCGCGGCGGAGGTCAATCGCATGGCCGCGTCGCTGCAATCGCTGGGCGTCGCGCGCGGTGAGCGCGTGCTGATCTACATGCCGATGGTGCCGGAGGCATTGTTCGCGATGCTCGCTTGCACGCGGCTCGGCGCGATTCACTCGGTGGTGTTCGGAGGCTTCGCGTCCGTGAATCTGGCCGCGCGTATCGACGACGCGCAACCCAAGGTCATCGTCTCCGCCGACGCCGGCTCACGCAACGGCAAGGTTGTGCCGTACAAGCCGTTGCTCGATGAAGGCGTTGCGCTGGCGCAGCACAAGCCGTCGAGCGTGTTGCTGATCGACCGCGGACTCGCGCCGATGGCGCGCGTGGCGGGCCGCGACGTCGATTACGCGCCGCTGCGCGAGCAGCATCTCGACGCGTTCATTCCCTGCGAATGGATGGAATCGAGCGATCCGTCGTACGTGCTCTACACCTCCGGGACCACCGGCAAGCCCAAAGGCGTGCAACGCGACACCGGCGGCTACGCGGTCGCGCTGGCCTCGTCGATGCAGCATATCTTCTGCGCGAAACCGGGCGACACGATGTTCTGTGCGTCGGACATCGGCTGGGTGGTCGGCCATAGCTACATCGTGTACGCGCCACTGCTCGCCGGAATTGCGACCGTCATGTACGAAGGCACCCCGATTCGCCCGGATGGCGGTATCTGGTGGCGCATCGTCGAAAAGTACAAGGTGACCCAGCTCTTCACTGCGCCCACGGCGATTCGCGTGCTCAAGAAGCAGGATCCCGCCTACCTGACGCAGTACGACCTGTCGTCGCTGCGTCTCATTTTTCTGGCGGGCGAGCCGCTGGACGAACCGACCGCGCGATGGCTCACCGAAGGCGTGGGCAAGCCGGTCGTCGACAACTATTGGCAGACGGAGACGGGCTGGCCGATTCTCGGTATGGCGCGTGGTGTCGAGGTGCTGCCCGGCAAGCTCGGGTCCCCGGGCAAGCCGGTGTATGGCTACGACGTGAAACTCGTCAACGAGGCGACCGGCGAGGACTGCGGGCCGAATGAAAAAGGCGTGCTGGCGATCGAAGGCCCGATGCCGCCGGGCTGCCTGAGCACGCTTTGGGGCGACGACGACCGCTTCGTCAAAACTTACTGGCAGACGGTGCCCGGGCGCATGCTGTATTCCAGTTTCGACTGGGGCGTGCGCGACGAGGGCGGTTACTACTTCATTCTCGGCCGTACTGACGACGTGATCAACGTGGCCGGGCACCGGCTCGGTTCGCGCGAAATCGAGGAGAGCATTGCGAGCCATCCGGCGGTGGCCGAAGTCGCGGTCATCGGGGTGCAAGACGCCTTGAAGGGGCAGGTCGCCATGGCCTTCGCGGTGCTCCGACGCCCCGACGACGTGCAGACGTCCGATGCGCGTCTCGCGCTCGAGGGCGATGTGATGAAGACGGTGGACAAGCAATTGGGGGCGGTGGCGCGTCCGGCGCGCGTGTTTTTCGTCTCGATGCTGCCCAAGACGCGTTCCGGCAAGCTGTTGCGGCGCGCGATTCAGGCGATCTGCGAGGGACGCGAGACGGGCGATCTGATAACGCTCGAAGACCCGGCGGCGCTCGAGCAGGTGCGCGATGCGGTGAAGGGAAAGTAG
- a CDS encoding transglycosylase SLT domain-containing protein — protein sequence MRLIVSLLLTLLLAACASTAPTTGASNSSPTAQSKSPVASTAKGKQRVSSDQPIDLDNDSINDLAYGSDDADLWSRIRHGFSIPNLDTDLAQDRTQWYAQRPEYVERMIQRSEKYLFHIVEELERRHMPTELALLPFVESAYNPQALSTAKAAGMWQFIPSTGKTYNLKQNMFQDERRDVLASTTAALDYLSKLYAMFGDWHLALAAYNWGEGNVQRAIDRNQAQGLPTDYLSLRMPTETRYYVPKLQAIKNIIAHPDIYSVKLPEIPNHPYFVSVTTKRDIDVALAAKLADLPLDEFRALNPSFRKPVILGAAQTQILLPFDSAEVFQRRLKSYDKPLSSWTTYTSASRERPEDVARKLGVDAAVIRSVNNIAPRMRLKAGSTLLVPRSDDIDQDISASVATSAVLALEPDLPDTRKVMVRARKHDTLAGVAARSGVSVAQIKSWNRLRRDTLTSGQLLVLHVPVKDASRVLAASAPEPVAAKNDDDAPRTRLVKGKNGKMIRVVDHRPAASPTTSAKSTKTAPAAKVASKTPAKASAKPVAKAAAKPATKVTKTAQR from the coding sequence ATGCGACTTATCGTTAGCTTGCTCCTGACGCTGCTCCTGGCAGCGTGTGCCAGCACAGCGCCGACTACAGGTGCATCGAATTCCTCACCCACGGCGCAGAGCAAGTCGCCCGTCGCTTCGACCGCAAAAGGCAAGCAGCGCGTCTCCAGCGACCAGCCCATCGACCTCGACAACGACTCGATCAACGATCTGGCGTACGGCAGCGACGATGCCGATCTCTGGTCGCGTATTCGCCACGGTTTCTCCATCCCCAATCTCGACACCGACCTCGCGCAGGACCGCACGCAGTGGTACGCGCAGCGTCCGGAGTACGTCGAGCGCATGATTCAGCGCTCGGAGAAATACCTGTTCCATATCGTCGAAGAACTCGAGCGTCGCCATATGCCGACGGAGCTCGCGTTGCTGCCGTTTGTGGAAAGCGCCTACAACCCGCAAGCGCTTTCGACGGCCAAGGCGGCCGGCATGTGGCAGTTCATTCCGAGCACGGGCAAGACGTATAACCTCAAGCAGAACATGTTCCAGGACGAGCGCCGCGACGTGCTCGCCTCGACGACCGCCGCGCTCGATTACCTCTCGAAGCTGTACGCCATGTTCGGCGACTGGCACCTGGCGCTCGCTGCCTATAACTGGGGCGAGGGCAACGTGCAGCGGGCCATCGACCGCAATCAGGCACAGGGTCTGCCGACCGACTACCTGAGCCTGCGCATGCCGACGGAGACGCGTTACTACGTGCCGAAGCTCCAGGCCATCAAGAACATCATCGCGCACCCGGATATCTACAGCGTGAAGCTGCCGGAGATCCCGAACCACCCGTACTTCGTCAGCGTGACCACCAAGCGCGACATCGACGTGGCGCTGGCCGCCAAGCTGGCCGATCTGCCGCTCGACGAATTCCGTGCACTCAACCCGTCGTTCCGCAAGCCCGTGATTCTGGGCGCTGCGCAAACGCAGATTCTGCTGCCCTTCGACAGTGCCGAAGTTTTCCAGCGCCGTCTGAAGAGCTACGACAAGCCGCTGTCGAGCTGGACGACTTATACGTCGGCCTCGCGTGAGCGTCCCGAAGACGTGGCGCGCAAGCTCGGCGTCGACGCCGCCGTCATCCGCTCGGTCAACAACATTGCCCCGCGCATGCGCCTGAAGGCTGGCTCCACGCTGCTGGTGCCGCGCTCGGACGACATCGATCAGGATATCAGCGCGTCGGTGGCCACCAGCGCCGTGCTGGCGCTCGAACCCGATTTGCCGGATACGCGCAAGGTAATGGTGCGTGCTCGCAAGCACGACACGCTCGCCGGTGTTGCCGCGCGCAGCGGCGTGAGCGTGGCGCAGATCAAGAGTTGGAACCGTCTGCGTCGCGATACGCTCACCTCAGGTCAACTGCTGGTGCTGCACGTGCCGGTCAAGGACGCGTCCCGCGTGCTCGCCGCATCGGCGCCGGAACCGGTCGCCGCGAAAAACGACGACGATGCACCGCGCACTCGTTTGGTGAAGGGCAAGAACGGCAAGATGATCCGCGTGGTCGACCACCGTCCGGCGGCCAGCCCGACCACCTCGGCGAAGTCGACCAAGACCGCACCGGCCGCGAAGGTAGCGTCGAAGACGCCGGCCAAGGCGTCTGCCAAACCGGTTGCCAAGGCCGCCGCAAAGCCGGCGACGAAGGTCACCAAGACCGCTCAGCGCTAA
- a CDS encoding methyltransferase domain-containing protein, producing the protein MSERPIIDWPVWLVSPPGRYALAWEQALFDQWVGDLFGYHALQLGRPELDTLRENRMPYRGLILPAARGPQAPPLMTKAASDTTAVGTSCDSGAGVADMVARDILVSRFDELPIATASTDLVVLPHVLEFAENPHDILREVERILVPEGQVIITGFNNLSLWGAREELGRLAGTPFLPPGADLIAFTRLKDWLKLLSFDIDRGRFGCYRPPLRGEHWLQRFEFMEPAGDRWWPIFGALYAVRAVKRVKGMRLVGKVRKRILGLQPAAAPVATPNTTHRQMAEATDASD; encoded by the coding sequence ATGTCAGAACGTCCGATTATAGACTGGCCCGTCTGGCTCGTCTCACCGCCAGGCCGCTACGCGCTCGCATGGGAACAGGCCCTTTTCGACCAATGGGTCGGGGATCTGTTCGGCTATCACGCGCTGCAACTGGGGCGTCCCGAGCTCGATACGCTGCGCGAAAACCGCATGCCCTACCGCGGCCTCATTCTTCCTGCCGCGCGGGGCCCGCAAGCGCCCCCTCTCATGACGAAGGCCGCCAGCGACACGACCGCCGTCGGGACGTCCTGCGATTCCGGGGCCGGGGTCGCCGACATGGTTGCGCGCGACATTCTCGTGAGCCGTTTCGACGAGTTGCCCATCGCGACCGCCAGCACGGATCTCGTGGTGCTACCGCACGTGCTGGAGTTCGCCGAGAATCCGCACGACATTCTGCGTGAAGTCGAGCGCATTCTGGTGCCGGAGGGGCAGGTCATCATCACCGGGTTCAACAACCTGAGCCTTTGGGGCGCGCGCGAGGAGTTGGGGCGACTGGCGGGCACGCCGTTCCTGCCACCGGGCGCCGACCTGATCGCGTTCACGCGCTTGAAGGACTGGCTCAAGCTGCTGTCGTTCGACATCGACCGTGGCCGCTTCGGCTGTTATCGTCCGCCCTTGCGAGGCGAGCACTGGCTACAGCGCTTCGAATTCATGGAACCTGCCGGCGACCGGTGGTGGCCAATCTTCGGGGCGCTTTACGCCGTGCGCGCCGTCAAGCGCGTCAAGGGCATGCGCTTGGTCGGCAAAGTTCGCAAGCGTATACTCGGCCTCCAGCCGGCGGCGGCCCCGGTCGCGACACCCAACACGACCCACCGCCAGATGGCAGAAGCGACCGACGCGTCCGATTGA
- the mdtD gene encoding multidrug transporter subunit MdtD encodes MTSSDSAAWRRKAMLFVVSVGFFMQTLDSTIVNTALPAMARDLGQSPLHMQAVVIAYALTMAVTIPLSGWLADRLGTRVVFSSALTIFSLGSAMCAYSSTLDALVAWRVIQGIGGAMLLPVGRLAVLRTFPREQYLQALAFVAVPGMIGPLIGPTLGGWLVKVASWHWVFLINVPVGIAGCVAAHFFLTNARAPHQTAFDIKGYLLLCVGMVATSLALDRHADMAGAHALMLVLLVLGFAGFVAYGLYANRTPQPLFSLAMFKVHTFSVGLLGNLFARIGIAAVPYLVPLLLQVSLGYSAFEAGLLMLPITITGIFAKSLATHLVIRYGYRPVLVWNTILAGCVMASFAVVTPNYPVPLLIIQLGILGGINSIQFTAMNTLTLKDLNPDEASGGNSLFSLVQMLAMSFGLTVGGALLVTFTGTFGESAGVGALPAFRATFACVGLITCCSSWIFAQLTDREQMASDDGDAQAKAAAATPPPPAN; translated from the coding sequence ATGACATCTTCCGATTCGGCCGCGTGGCGGCGCAAGGCAATGCTCTTCGTGGTCTCCGTCGGCTTCTTCATGCAGACGCTGGACTCGACCATCGTCAACACGGCGCTGCCCGCCATGGCGCGCGATCTTGGTCAATCGCCGCTGCACATGCAGGCCGTGGTCATCGCCTACGCGCTGACGATGGCGGTGACCATTCCCCTGTCGGGATGGCTGGCGGACCGGCTTGGCACCCGTGTGGTGTTCTCCAGCGCCCTCACGATCTTCTCGCTCGGCTCGGCCATGTGCGCCTATTCCAGCACGCTCGATGCCCTCGTCGCGTGGCGCGTGATCCAGGGCATCGGGGGCGCCATGCTGTTGCCGGTCGGACGTCTGGCCGTGTTGCGCACCTTCCCGCGCGAACAGTATTTGCAGGCGCTGGCATTCGTGGCGGTGCCGGGCATGATCGGTCCGTTGATCGGGCCGACGCTCGGCGGCTGGCTCGTGAAAGTTGCGTCGTGGCACTGGGTGTTCCTGATCAATGTGCCGGTGGGCATTGCGGGTTGCGTTGCGGCGCACTTCTTTCTCACTAACGCCCGGGCGCCGCATCAAACGGCGTTCGACATCAAAGGGTATCTGCTGCTGTGCGTGGGCATGGTCGCCACGTCGCTGGCGCTCGATCGTCATGCCGACATGGCCGGGGCGCATGCGCTGATGCTCGTGCTGCTGGTGCTGGGGTTCGCCGGTTTCGTCGCGTACGGCCTCTATGCGAATCGCACGCCGCAACCGTTGTTCTCGCTGGCAATGTTCAAGGTGCACACGTTCAGTGTCGGCTTGCTCGGCAATCTGTTCGCGCGTATCGGTATCGCGGCGGTGCCGTATCTCGTGCCGCTGCTGTTGCAGGTCAGTCTCGGCTATTCCGCATTCGAGGCCGGGTTGCTGATGCTGCCGATCACCATCACCGGCATCTTCGCGAAAAGCCTGGCGACGCATCTCGTGATTCGCTACGGCTATCGGCCCGTGCTGGTCTGGAACACGATTCTGGCGGGGTGCGTGATGGCGAGCTTTGCGGTGGTCACGCCGAATTACCCCGTCCCGCTGCTCATCATCCAGCTCGGCATTCTCGGGGGCATCAATTCGATTCAGTTCACGGCCATGAACACGCTCACGCTCAAGGATCTGAATCCGGACGAGGCGAGCGGCGGCAACAGTCTGTTCTCGCTGGTGCAAATGCTGGCCATGAGCTTCGGTCTGACGGTCGGCGGCGCGTTGCTGGTGACCTTCACCGGCACGTTCGGCGAGAGCGCCGGTGTGGGGGCGTTGCCGGCATTCCGTGCGACGTTCGCGTGCGTGGGGCTGATTACCTGTTGCTCGTCGTGGATATTCGCGCAACTGACCGACCGCGAGCAGATGGCCTCCGACGACGGCGATGCCCAGGCGAAAGCGGCCGCCGCGACGCCACCGCCGCCGGCGAACTAG
- a CDS encoding M20 family metallopeptidase yields the protein MTRSAAISQATAQYDSGAFLDTLNRRVAYKTESQEPDSGDVLHAYLSDEMTPALAALGFTSRIVPNPVAGGGPFLIAERREGDDLPTVLTYGHGDVVRGYDAQWRDGLKPWEIVVEGDRWYGRGTADNKGQHTINLSALAQVLAARGGKLGYNVKMIVEMGEEMGSPGLHAICEQLRDELRADVLIASDGPRLSAARPTVFLGSRGLVNFKLSLNLREGGHHSGNWGGLLRNPGVVLANAIASMVDGNGKILVEGLRPPELPASVRRALTGLEVGGGPNDPAVDVDYGEPGLTPTERVIGWNNIEVLAFKTGNPEKPVNAIPPYAYAHMQIRFVVGTDWERLGDIVRAHLDAHGFPMVEVEVERGVMATRLDPEDPWVLWALASMRETTGKPPVLLPNLGGTLPNDVFADVLGLPTLWVPHSYPACSQHAPDEHLLGSVAREALQIMAGLFWDLGEVNLKEGKPR from the coding sequence GTGACCCGTAGCGCAGCGATTTCCCAAGCCACCGCCCAATACGATTCGGGCGCCTTTCTCGACACTCTCAACCGCCGCGTCGCTTACAAGACCGAGAGTCAGGAGCCCGACAGCGGCGACGTGCTCCACGCGTACCTATCCGACGAAATGACGCCAGCACTCGCGGCGCTCGGTTTCACGTCGCGCATCGTGCCGAATCCGGTGGCGGGAGGCGGCCCGTTCCTCATTGCCGAGCGTCGCGAAGGCGACGATTTGCCGACGGTGCTGACCTATGGGCATGGCGACGTGGTGCGTGGCTACGACGCGCAGTGGCGCGACGGGCTGAAGCCGTGGGAGATCGTTGTCGAAGGCGATCGCTGGTACGGACGCGGCACCGCGGACAACAAGGGCCAGCACACGATCAATCTGTCGGCGCTCGCGCAGGTGCTGGCCGCGCGTGGCGGCAAGCTCGGCTACAACGTGAAGATGATCGTGGAGATGGGCGAGGAGATGGGGTCCCCCGGACTGCACGCGATTTGCGAGCAACTGCGAGACGAACTGCGTGCCGACGTGCTGATTGCGTCGGACGGCCCGCGCCTGTCGGCGGCGCGACCGACGGTTTTCCTCGGCTCGCGCGGACTCGTGAACTTCAAGCTCAGTCTGAATCTGCGCGAGGGCGGTCATCATTCGGGGAACTGGGGCGGCTTGCTGCGCAATCCGGGCGTCGTGTTGGCCAACGCGATTGCGTCGATGGTCGATGGCAACGGCAAGATCCTCGTCGAAGGGTTACGTCCGCCCGAGTTGCCCGCGTCGGTGCGTCGGGCGCTGACCGGGCTGGAAGTCGGCGGCGGTCCCAACGACCCGGCGGTCGACGTCGACTACGGCGAACCGGGGCTGACGCCGACCGAGCGCGTCATCGGCTGGAACAACATCGAAGTGCTCGCGTTCAAGACCGGCAATCCGGAGAAACCGGTCAACGCCATTCCGCCGTATGCGTACGCGCACATGCAGATTCGCTTCGTTGTCGGAACGGATTGGGAGCGTCTGGGCGACATTGTCCGCGCGCACCTCGACGCCCACGGTTTTCCGATGGTGGAGGTCGAGGTGGAGCGTGGGGTCATGGCGACGCGTCTGGATCCGGAAGACCCGTGGGTGCTGTGGGCGCTGGCGTCGATGCGCGAGACCACCGGCAAGCCCCCGGTATTGCTGCCGAACCTCGGCGGCACGTTGCCCAACGATGTCTTCGCCGACGTGCTGGGACTGCCCACGTTGTGGGTGCCGCACTCCTATCCCGCCTGTTCCCAGCATGCGCCCGACGAGCACCTGCTCGGCTCTGTCGCGCGTGAGGCGCTGCAGATCATGGCCGGGCTGTTCTGGGATCTTGGCGAAGTGAATCTGAAAGAGGGGAAGCCGCGATGA
- a CDS encoding LysR family transcriptional regulator, which translates to MQTHALRYFLEVARTGSLSRASERLHVAVSALSRQIAKLEEDLGTPLFERRPRGMVLSEAGVLLADHARRVLLDAERITSEIRGLTEVGRATIRVASAEGVARDFLPQVFARFRETYPGAHFLLDVVSPFVATERVRDGDADIAVCFSVAPEKGVQVVHTQPAPIYALMAKKHPLAKRRNVALADLLPYPIALSNAGVTIRQMFDLCCSLEGLLFEPVFISNYHAALHSFVRSGNAVTLTGLLTVRSRLAPEGLVAIPIRNPALHQRSLQVQTMAARTLPAPVEAFLGLLIDAIRAPEILDKPFS; encoded by the coding sequence ATGCAGACTCATGCACTGCGCTATTTTCTCGAAGTTGCCCGCACCGGTTCGCTCAGTCGCGCTTCGGAGCGCCTGCATGTGGCGGTATCCGCACTGAGCCGACAAATCGCGAAGCTCGAAGAGGATCTCGGCACGCCGCTGTTCGAACGGCGCCCGCGTGGCATGGTCCTGAGCGAGGCTGGCGTGTTGCTTGCCGATCATGCGCGTCGGGTCCTGCTCGATGCCGAGCGCATCACGTCGGAAATTCGGGGACTGACCGAAGTGGGCCGCGCGACGATTCGCGTGGCGAGTGCGGAAGGGGTGGCGCGCGACTTCCTGCCCCAGGTCTTCGCGCGCTTTCGGGAAACCTATCCGGGCGCGCATTTCCTGCTGGACGTCGTCTCCCCATTTGTCGCAACGGAGCGTGTGCGCGACGGCGACGCGGATATCGCCGTGTGCTTCAGCGTCGCGCCCGAGAAAGGCGTGCAGGTGGTCCACACCCAACCCGCGCCCATTTATGCGTTGATGGCAAAAAAACACCCGCTTGCCAAACGACGCAACGTCGCCCTGGCCGACTTGCTCCCGTACCCGATCGCCCTGTCGAACGCCGGCGTCACGATCCGTCAGATGTTCGATCTGTGCTGCTCGCTCGAAGGCCTGCTGTTCGAGCCGGTGTTCATCAGCAACTATCACGCCGCACTACACAGCTTCGTGCGCTCGGGCAATGCCGTCACGCTCACCGGCCTGCTCACCGTACGCAGCCGCCTCGCACCGGAAGGCCTCGTGGCGATCCCGATCCGCAATCCGGCATTGCATCAACGGTCGCTGCAAGTGCAAACCATGGCCGCACGCACGCTGCCCGCGCCCGTCGAGGCGTTTCTCGGCCTGCTCATCGATGCCATTCGCGCGCCGGAAATTCTCGACAAGCCCTTCTCATGA
- a CDS encoding MFS transporter codes for MNSSAAASGADHVHDASGDAKAGARAEVPVYKLIVATSIGNALEWYDLIVYGYFAVTISKLFFPAHDETVSLLMALGTFALSYLARPLGAFVLGAYADRRGRRASLMLSIAMMTVGTGLIAFMPTYAAIGVWAPIGIFASRLMQGFSAGGEFGSSTAFLVEHVPHRPGFMSSWQFASQGASTLLASAFGAVLTGALTQPQLESWGWRIPFLFGMLVGPIGLYIRKYVDETPAFARDVARRQAADASAAGEDAEVAKSPVWEVLATQKARLLVCIGALILTTTANYMILYMPTYATKQLGLPPAQGFIATLVTGFVIMTLTPFVGHWSDKVGRIRIMLAAGVLFLCTVYPAFAFMNAHASLATMMIVMLWVGTLKAVYFAPIPALMSSLFPTRTRATGMAVGYNLGTTIFGGFTPLAVAWLIAATGNKLAPGLYLMVGAVISLTTLLIARVRMGAR; via the coding sequence ATGAACAGTTCTGCCGCCGCCTCCGGGGCGGATCACGTCCACGATGCCTCCGGCGATGCCAAGGCCGGCGCCCGCGCGGAGGTCCCGGTCTACAAGCTGATCGTCGCGACCTCCATCGGCAACGCGCTGGAGTGGTACGACCTGATCGTGTACGGCTACTTCGCCGTGACGATCTCGAAGCTGTTTTTCCCGGCGCACGACGAGACGGTGTCGTTGCTCATGGCGCTGGGCACGTTCGCACTGTCGTACCTGGCCCGCCCTCTGGGGGCGTTCGTGCTCGGCGCGTATGCCGATCGCCGGGGCCGCCGCGCGTCGTTGATGCTGTCGATTGCCATGATGACGGTCGGCACGGGGCTGATTGCGTTCATGCCGACGTACGCCGCAATTGGTGTCTGGGCGCCGATCGGCATCTTCGCGTCGCGCCTGATGCAGGGGTTTTCCGCGGGCGGCGAGTTTGGAAGTTCGACGGCGTTTCTGGTCGAGCACGTGCCGCATCGGCCGGGCTTCATGTCGAGCTGGCAGTTCGCAAGTCAGGGGGCGAGCACGCTGCTGGCGTCGGCGTTCGGGGCGGTGCTCACGGGCGCGCTGACGCAGCCTCAACTGGAGTCGTGGGGCTGGCGCATTCCGTTCCTGTTCGGCATGCTGGTCGGGCCGATCGGTTTGTATATCCGCAAGTATGTCGACGAGACACCGGCGTTCGCCAGGGACGTCGCCCGTCGGCAGGCCGCAGACGCGAGCGCGGCGGGGGAGGACGCCGAGGTCGCCAAGTCGCCGGTATGGGAAGTGCTCGCGACGCAAAAGGCGCGTCTGCTCGTCTGCATCGGTGCGCTCATTCTCACGACCACGGCGAACTACATGATTCTGTATATGCCGACGTATGCCACGAAGCAGCTTGGTCTGCCGCCGGCGCAGGGTTTCATCGCCACGCTGGTGACGGGATTCGTGATCATGACGCTCACGCCGTTCGTCGGGCACTGGTCGGACAAGGTCGGCCGCATTCGTATCATGCTCGCCGCCGGGGTGTTGTTCCTGTGTACGGTGTACCCGGCATTCGCCTTCATGAACGCGCATGCATCGCTCGCGACGATGATGATCGTGATGTTGTGGGTCGGCACGTTGAAGGCGGTCTATTTCGCACCGATTCCGGCGCTGATGTCATCGCTGTTTCCGACCCGAACGCGGGCGACCGGCATGGCGGTCGGCTACAACCTGGGCACGACGATCTTCGGCGGATTCACTCCGTTGGCCGTGGCATGGCTGATCGCGGCCACGGGAAACAAGCTGGCGCCGGGGTTGTATCTGATGGTGGGTGCGGTGATCAGTCTGACGACACTGTTGATTGCGCGCGTGAGGATGGGCGCGCGCTGA